The following nucleotide sequence is from Anopheles stephensi strain Indian chromosome 3, UCI_ANSTEP_V1.0, whole genome shotgun sequence.
TTCCGTGAATCACTCCAAAATGGTTACGAGAAACAAACCCCGCTAGGGATTGTTTAACCGTGTTTAAGCTAGAATTACATTTGAATCATCTACAAATACTGCTTTACTCAGCCGGCCGAACGATAAGCCTCTTGATTGACATTATCTGTCGCGGACAGTTCGTACGCGCTATAAATGAGCCAGCTGCTGTGCTCGCTGGCTGCTTATCAGTGTTGTGTTGCTCCGGGCAGCTTCGATCCTGACCTGAGTACGGAAGAGCCCGATTATTCCGTGTCGAacagtgcagtgcagtggACGAACACCCTAATTTTGAGCGCTTACCCGTAGAAGATGGCGAAAATTCGAACCACCGTTTTGCTGGTTGGTGtggtggcactctgtgcaggTAATGTGattgcttaaaaaaaaactagagtAGCCGCCGAAAATGGTTTCTAACAACGATCGTACCCTTCCATTCGTATGCAGTGTCCATCGCTTCACCGTTGGGCAAGGTGGCGGACTCCTCGTCGGAGGAGTCGGCCGAGACAGGCGAGATGATGCGAGAGCTGTCGGAAATGTGTCGAAACAATAGTGGCTCCGATGCAGCCTTCCTTAATCTGATGGATTCCTTCCAAAACACGATGGTGTGCACAATCTCCGCCATCGAGCTGGATAGTTTTATGGCGGACGCCGAAAACCTTTCGAACGAAACGCGTACAACGTTTTTCCCGCGGTAAGAACGCCTCACCCTGGGACGATTGAGATCAGTTGAAggaatgtgttttttactTTACGAACAGCTACTGTCCCCAGCTACGTACGGCTTACTCGTGCATCGATAAGTTGGTGGCCGATTTCCGCCCATGTCTTGAGGCTGATGACTATGTCATCGTGAAGGCTCTCGCCGGTATACTGCCCGATGCAGTGGAGCTGATGTGCAAGAACGATGGTGAAATTTTGTTCAGTAAGTGCACCATTTAATGTCCCTGTGTCCTTGACTCTTTCACTAACAATCTGGACTGTCCCGTTTGCAGAGTTTGATGAGCCAAAGTATTCCGAATGCTTTGAGAAGATTTCTGACAGTTTCGATGAATGTCTTAACTTCCTCAACGGCACCGATACCGACGACTGGGATATCTCGCACTTGACGCGTGATCAGTGCGGGTAAGTGTGGCCAAGCCTTGCAACGGCAATTCCGTACGGTTACTGACAGTCATTTTCTTTCGCCAGTGAACTCACCGGCTTCCGGGCGTGCGTGAAGAGTAAGATGGACATTTGCAAGGCACCGGACCTAATCGACGTGTACGATCTGTTCCACAACACGCTGTTCCGCATGACACCGTGCCGTAATGTAAGTAGTGAGACTGTCAGTTTGTTTGACGCTGTTCAACACCTTAAAGCGTACCCAGTTTAATTAAACACAACAATCACTTTCTTTTCCCCTCTATTTGCAGTACGTAGAAATTGAAAAGGCCATTCAAGTCATTGATAACAACGATCTCAACGCGATCTAGTGGCCGATCGAGGGGTCACGAGCTGTCTTGTGACGGTTGTCTAGTGTTAGGTGTGCCTTTCTACGCAGTAGCCTTGGCAAAGCACTAAATTTGCAATAAATCTGCACTATCTTTACTGTAActtccgttttgtttgtttgtgttgtgagCGAGTTGTCTTACGCGAGGTTTTGATGGCACGAACTGTGCCTGCCGAAGATCATCAGCGAAACCTTTGCCATTGACCTCCAACTTGAAATAAGGGCAATAAGTATGTCAATGTCAGCTggttgattgtgtgtgtgtgtgtgtgtgtgtgtgtgtgtgtgtgtgtgtgtgtgtgtgtgtgattttggttattgtttttattgtacaaagaTAGAGTGTGATTTCGCTCAATACGCTCCAATGTGCTGAAGGTTGACGTGACATGTAATCAGTAGCAGTCGTGACGTGTTGCgatgttttgcaaaaaatgGGGAATTTCGACGGATGGTTTGTTTGCTATTTATTTTTCGCTATAATTATGGTGACGATGATAATGGTTTTCATGGGGGTTATCTCGTTTCTACTTCGGTTTAGAACTGAGTTAACGACCATTCTAGTCCAAAACAATAACAAGGTTTGAAACGTTACGGTGAGCAAAgaatacattttatttatgctCTAATAATATTTAACTAACTCCACTGCTCTTCAACTAAGGTCGTCCTTCATAATGGACCTCGGCCGTGTGAGTTGACTCATGTGCAACTGTTTAGGACTAGGTTGGTTTCCTGAACAATAAGACCAACAAGACGTTAGGTCCTCGTACTCTAGGTGTACTTTGGTAGTCTCTCTCTTCgtttaaaattcattaaagGAATTTAACCTCTACTTCGTTTGTTTTGGACTGGTTTGAAAGTCTAAAGAGTAAACTCACTCATGTAGCTATTTGTCATTTTTTCTACGGATACTAAATGACGATGTCTACGGATTCCGATCGCTGTTGTCCTCTCGGGCTTGATACTGTAAACACAAAACACGTTATATGTTGGACTGTTTTCGACACCTTCGCTCCTATAATCTGCTCCCATTTATGCTTCTTCTTGATGTCTGCGCCACAGAACTATGATATAAATCCCATCTTGTACACCGTCGGACGGCCATCTATGGTGAAGATATAGGCGTAATTGACAACAGACTCGAAGTATTGGATTCAGAATCGAGTTCTGTATGTATTCTCCATGCTGCACTAACTGTCAACTCAAAAAAGCTTCTCTTATTTACATGCCCTGACACTGTTGCGCTTATTAGCTTCTTCACAACTATTTTAAAGTCAACAACGCTCTAAAAGGTGTTACACTCAAACCTTAACATAAAAATTCATTCGAACTTCATGCCAAACTCAAAATTCATTGACCGCTGCTCAACTTTTGTTTGAAGCGGTAAAATTATATGTAATTCGCAATTTACATATTTAAACGTCACCAGAGACATGGGAAGGATCGGGTAGCTTTTAAATGGATGCATTAATTCTACTCTATTACTGAGTGGTACTAGAAAACTTGACGCTATGCATTTgtagcacacactcacacccagCTTGAAAGGTTCGGTAGAACAAATGAAGACGCTTGGGTTGAGGGCACAACGGCAAACTTTCATCTCCACCATTTGGCGAATCTCTTAGCCGATAGTGACATAGCTCACACAAACAATTTCCTAGCAGCaagaatttccatttgctcCCTAACCTTGTTCAACACAATGTGCACTTTAAACTTTGAACCTTCATTTCATTTCCTCGCGGCACGTGAGAGCACATGTAATGGAAGCCCAAACCCGACCCGGAAACAAAGCAACATTCtgccccctttttttgggggggtgcTTGGTGAATGTGAAAGTTTGCATACATTACCCGCGGATAATGGAATCCACCTCCAGCGGAAGCATCATCACACTAAGCTTCGTTGAGCTGGAATCATCCCGCACAGCTTGAGGTTGAATGGTGCTAAATTCAACCTTTGCTCGATCGGTGGCATCCCCGGAGCTGGATTCGATCGACAAAAGCCTATTGGGCAAAGGATATCTTCCTTCTTGAGGAGCACTCTCGACGGAGAGAAAAGTGGACCACCACGTTGGTGGACAACTGGGTGGTGCCGAAAAAGTTCGTCAAGTTCAAACTATAAAACGGTCTGAAGAATATGAAAGCTTTCATCGGTCGATTTTTGGAGACCAACACCCGGCAGGTTCAGCGAAGGATGGTTCCTACCAAGGAAGTCCAGGAAGCATCGTCTAGTGCAAAGTTTGATGCATACCAGCTTCACTCTGACACTTCTTCCACAACAGAGTGAAGCGTTTTGTGCAGTGAACTCTCCTGGCATTATGCTCACAGGGTGTTCGGGCATGAAAACGGGGGGTGTGTGCGAAACTTCCGAACGAGCGTGATGGCACGATGGTGCTACTGGTGATGATGCCTATGGCAGTTGCGATGCAATTCAAACGCAAACTTTCTAATGCATATTGAAAACTTCCGCAAAACATGCGCCATTATACTTTATGACTTCTTCGTTCGTCATCGGTACGGTCCTGGCGCTGTGTCCCGGAATTGGCATGCCGGAGGGCATTGCCAGTCGTTCCAGTACGCATTCTGCGTTAGTGTGTATGTCTGAATAGAGCGAAGAGATTTGGAGTGATTTTTCCTCgcttttccattattttcGTCACTGGGTAGAAGCTTACGGATACGACACTTCTCCATCAAGCATGATGGCAGCTAAAGGGACTTCGActaagggaggaaaaaaactaGGTGGAACTAGATACCGAAGAAAACTAGGAAAGTTTTGGTAgatgaaaaatagaaaaataaacatgTGATTATGTGAGCAAATACATTTCGgtccaacaacacacacacacacataaaccatCACTGAGAAGCAACTGAGTAGGATTGGGGCTTCAGGCTTTCTGTTCCATGTTCCAAATTTGCTTCGTTCACTAACGATGCTAACGATGTGTTGGTCTTCAGTGATGCTGGCGCAACTAAAGAATGGGCCACACCGAGAGCAGCGCCATGCTCACTAATCAATCACTCGACCCATCCGTCCCCACCCAGGATGGTGATGCATAGCTATACCGTTGCGAGCGATGGTGAGAACAGCACGTCTCAGGGTATCGTGATTCATGATTTCTTCGGTGAACAATCCTCCTTCTTCCATCcctatgtgtctgtgtgtttagaaccttttttttaatgctgctCATGATGTTTTTAGCATTCTCGTCAGTTTCTTCCATTTGTTGTCACTTTTGAGTTTTTAAAGCTTCATTTGTGCACTTTGTCAGACGCATTGTCTTACGCTGTGATGAAGGCTCGGCTTGGCAGGCATCCGCCCTACACATAGACGATGCGGCTAAACAGTGAAGTGAATGAAATGATGTTCGGAGTGAGTGTGGCCGGAGATAGTGTTGAAAGAAATATTCAAAATGATAAACGATTACGCCTCGGCAAGCTATTATCTACTTTGCTTTTCAAATGTCAGAGCTCGCCGGGATCGTTTCTCAACTAGCACAAAGAAGggcggggaaaaaaagctgACGAGGAGACGACATAATCGAACCCGGGTTTTGGTACATTTGTCATGCCAGTGTTTTGGGTGGATCGTCcgaaaaaggaaatgaaatttCTCAGAATTTTGCATACCATTCGGTGAGCAATGGCTCGCAGTGAAGCATGTAGTTGGCTATTACTATACTATCTCAGATGTTTTTTGTACTAGTTTCTCTTGAATGTAGTTGATGTTAATTTTCTAAAAAGGAAACATTCAACCATTTTCTCTTTTCCCTCGCTTCTAAAGGGGAACGCTTCCATAACTcgtttttcgatttttataTGCACACCGATTGACAAGCTCAGAAATGTTTGAAGCAAATGATTGATTACACACGGGATGAGTATCGTAATCTGCTTTGCCTCGATCCCGCCGACCCACCGTCCCACCGTGCTTGACgtgtgcagcaaaatgaatCCATTTTTGATGTGATGATTCTTGCCGCTTCGAAGACGGGGGCCCTTCTCGGTTTTAGGACCTTTCCATCGAAGGCAGTCAAAGTGTTGCCTGCCATCACAGTGCCAGCCCACTAGCCGTCATTTTGAACGATCGAACGCTGGACTgcgggagcaaaaaaaaaaggggtgctTTTCACATTTTCCTCAAAATTAGGTCAACTAGATTCAATGGCGATTGGTCGCCGCAGAATGTGGTGCACGGTAGAATCTTCAAGAGCTGGTGAAGATGAGCTTGCGAAAAGCTCGACACCGTTTGGTGGTTTGTGGACAAAGTTTGTGCTGAAGAATTGGTTGCCGGAGCGAGTGCTTTCGAGTCTAGTGTGGTACACTTATTAATCTTAGCTTACAAAGcgtgaagaaatgatttaTAGGTTAAATTTCATGg
It contains:
- the LOC118509488 gene encoding 27 kDa hemolymph protein-like; the protein is MAKIRTTVLLVGVVALCAVSIASPLGKVADSSSEESAETGEMMRELSEMCRNNSGSDAAFLNLMDSFQNTMVCTISAIELDSFMADAENLSNETRTTFFPRYCPQLRTAYSCIDKLVADFRPCLEADDYVIVKALAGILPDAVELMCKNDGEILFKFDEPKYSECFEKISDSFDECLNFLNGTDTDDWDISHLTRDQCGELTGFRACVKSKMDICKAPDLIDVYDLFHNTLFRMTPCRNYVEIEKAIQVIDNNDLNAI